A section of the Saccopteryx leptura isolate mSacLep1 chromosome 4, mSacLep1_pri_phased_curated, whole genome shotgun sequence genome encodes:
- the APC gene encoding adenomatous polyposis coli protein isoform X5 produces the protein MGRVLNEVLKQLQGSIEDEAMTSSGQIDLLERLKELKLDSSNFPGVKLRSKMSLRSYGSREGSVSSRSGECSPVPMGSFPRRGFVNGSRENTGYLEELEKERSLLLADLDKEEKEKDWYYAQLQNLTKRIDSLPLTENFSLQTDMTRRQLEYEARQIRVAMEQQLGTCQDMEKRAQQRVTRIQQIEKDILRIRQLLQSQATEAERSSQSKHEAGSHEAERQNEGQGAAEINMATSGSGQGSTIRMDHETASVLSSSSTHSAPRRLTSHLGTKVEMVYSLLSMLGTHDKDDMSRTLLAMSSSQDSCISMRQSGCLPLLIQLLHGNDKDSVLLGNSRGSKEARARASAALHNIIHSQPDDKRGRREIRVLHLLEQIRAYCETCWEWQEAHEQGMDQDKNPMPAPVEHQICPAVCVLMKLSFDEEHRHAMNELGRKATRGISSQELGQGLSGGLQAIAELLQVDCEMYGLTNDHYSITLRRYAGMALTNLTFGDVANKATLCSMKGCMRALVAQLKSDSEDLQQVIASVLRNLSWRADVNSKKTLREVGSVKALMECALEVKKESTLKSVLSALWNLSAHCTENKADICAVDGALAFLVGTLTYRSQTNTLAIIESGGGILRNVSSLIATNEDHRQILRENNCLQTLLQHLKSHSLTIVSNACGTLWNLSARNPKDQEALWDMGAVSMLKNLIHSKHKMIAMGSAAALRNLMANRPTKYKDANIMSPGSSLPSLHVRKQKALEAELDAQHLSETFDNIDNLSPKTSHRSKQRHKQSLYSDYVFDTNRHDDNRSDNFNTGNMTVLSPYLNTTVLPSSSSSRGSIDSSRSEKDRSLERERGISLGNYHSATENPGTSSKRGLQISTTAAQIAKVMEEVSAIHTSQEDRSSGSATELHCGADERNALRRSSTAHTHSNTYNFTKTENSNRTCPMSYAKLEYKRSSNDSLNSVSSSDGYGKRGQMKPSIESYSEDDESKFCSYGQYPADLAHKIHSANHMDDNDGELDTPINYSLKYSDEQLNSGRQSPSQNERWARPKHIIEDEMKQSEQRQSRSQNTTYPVYTESTDDKHLKFQPHFGQQECVSPYRSRGANGSETNRVGSNHGINQNVNQSLCQEDDYEDDKPTNYSERYSEEEQHEEEERPTNYSINYNEEKHHVDQPIDYSLKYSTDIPSSQKPTFPFPKNSSGQSTKTEHISASSETTATPSSNAKRQNQLHPSSAQSRSGQTQKATSCKVPSINQETIQTYCVEDTPICFSRCSSLSSLSSAEDEIGCDQTTQEMNPANTLQIAEVKENGGTRSTEDAVSEVPAVSQHIRSKSSRHPASGLSSESARHKAVELSSGAKSPSKSGAQTPKSPPEHYVQETPLMFSRCTSVSSLDSFESRSIASSVQSEPCSGMVSGIISPSDLPDSPGQTMPPSRSKTPPPPPPPPPPPQTAQAKREVPKTKVPSAEKRESGPKQAAVNAAVQRVQVLPDADTLLHFATESTPDGFSCSSSLSALSLDEPFIQKDVELRIMPPVQENDIANETESEQPEESSENQEKETEKPTDSEKDLLDDSDDDDIEILEECIISAMPTKSSRKAKKPSQSASKLPPPVARKPSQLPVYKLLPSQNRIQAQKHVSFTPGDDMPRVYCVEGTPINFSTATSLSDLTIESPPNELAAGEGIRTGAQTGEFEKRDTIPTEGRSTDEAQKGKSSSITIPELDDSKAEEGDILAECINSAMPKGKSHKPFRVKKIMDQVQQAAMPSSGTNKNQLDGKKKKPTSPVKPMPQNNEYRTRVKKNTDSKNNLNAERTFSDNKDSKKQTLKNNSKDFNDKLPNNEDRVRGSFTFDSPHHYTPIEGTPYCFSRNDSLSSLDFDDDDVDLSREKAELRKGKDNKESEAKVSSHTELTSNQQSGNKTQAVTKHPVSRGQSNKPMLQKQSTFPQSSKHMPDRGAATDEKLQNFAIENTPVCFSRNSSLSSLSDIDQENNNNKENEPIKKTEPPDSQGEPSKPQASGYAPKSFHVEDTPVCFSRNSSLSSLSIDSEDDLLQECISSAMPKKKKPSRLKGDNEKPGPKNMGGILAEDLTLDLKDIQRPDSEHGLSPDSENFDWKAIQEGANSIVSSLHQAAAAACLSRQASSDSDSILSLKSGISLGSPFHLTPDQEEKPFTSNKGPRILKPGEKSTLEAKKIESENKGIKGGKKVFKSLITGKIRSNSEVSSQLKQPLQANIPSISRGRTMIHIPGVRNSSSSTSPVSKKGPPLKTPASKSPSEGQAATTSPRGAKPSVKSELSPVTRHTSQQTGSNKGSSRSGSRDSTPSRPAQQPLSRPMQSPGRNSISPGRNGISPPNKLSQLPRTSSPSTASTKSSGSGKMAYTSPGRQLSQQNLTKQSGLSKNGSSIPRSESASKGLNQMNNSNGSNKKVELSRMSSTKSSGSESDRSERPVLVRQSTFIKEAPSPTLRRKLEESASFESLSPSSRPDSPTRSQAQTPVLSPSLPDMSLSTHSSVQAGGWRKLPPNLSPTVEYNDGRPAKRHDIARSHSESPSRLPINRSGTWKREHSKHSSSLPRVSTWRRTGSSSSILSASSESSEKAKSEDEKHVNCISGTKQTKENQVPTKGTWRKIKESEISPTNCTSLTTSSGAANGAETKTLIYQMAPAVSKTEDVWVRIEDCPINNPRSGRSPTGNSPPVIDGVSEKGNPNAKDSKDNQGKQNVGNGSGPIRTMGLENRLNSFIQVDAPDQKGTEAKPGQSNPVPVSEASESSIADRTPFGSCSSSKHSSPSGTVAARVTPFNYNPSPRKSSADSTSARPSQIPTPVNNTKKRDSKTDNTESGGTQSPKRHSGSYLVTSV, from the exons GGTTCGACAATACGAATGGATCATGAGACAGCCAGTGTTTTAAGTTCTAGTAGCACACATTCTGCTCCTCGAAGGCTGACAAGTCATCTGGGAACCAAG GTGGAAATGGTGTATTCATTATTGTCAATGCTTGGTACTCATGATAAGGATGATATGTCACGAACTTTGCTAGCTATGTCTAGCTCCCAAGACAGCTGTATATCCATGCGACAGTCTGGATGTCTTCCTCTCCTCATCCAGCTTTTACATGGCAATGACAAAGACTCTGTGTTGTTGGGAAATTCCCGGGGCAGTAAAGAGGCTCGGGCCAGGGCCAGTGCAGCACTCCACAACATCATTCACTCACAGCCTGATGACAAGAGAGGCAGGCGTGAAATCCGAGTCCTTCATCTTTTGGAACAGATCCGAGCTTACTGTGAAACCTGTTGGGAGTGGCAGGAAGCCCACGAACAAGGCATGGACCAGGACAAAAATCCAA tgccaGCTCCTGTTGAGCATCAGATCTGTCCTGCTGTGTGTGTTCTAATGAAACTTTCATTTGATGAAGAGCATAGGCATGCAATGAATGAACTTG gTAGAAAGGCTACCCGGGGCATTTCATCACAGGAGCTAGGGCAGGGGCTTTCAG GGGGACTACAGGCCATTGCAGAATTATTGCAAGTGGACTGTGAAATGTATGGGCTTACTAATGACCACTACAGTATTACATTAAGACGATATGCTGGAATGGCTTTGACAAACTTGACTTTTGGAGATGTAGCTAACAAG GCGACACTGTGCTCCATGAAAGGCTGCATGAGAGCACTGGTGGCCCAGCTGAAATCTGACAGTGAGGACTTACAGCAG GTTATTGCAAGTGTTCTGAGAAATTTGTCTTGGAGAGCAGATGTAAATAGTAAAAAGACATTGCGTGAAGTTGGAAGTGTGAAGGCATTGATGGAATGTGCTTTAGAAGTGAAAAAG gaaTCAACCCTCAAAAGTGTATTGAGTGCCTTATGGAATTTGTCAGCACATTGCACTGAGAACAAAGCTGATATATGTGCTGTAGACGGGGCACTTGCGTTTTTGGTTGGCACTCTCACTTACCGGAGCCAGACAAATACTCTAGCCATTATTGAAAGTGGAGGTGGGATATTACGAAATGTGTCCAGCTTAATAGCTACAAATGAGGACCACAG gcaAATCCTAAGAGAGAACAATTGCTTGCAAACCTTATTACAACACTTAAAATCTCACAGTTTGACAATAGTCAGTAATGCATGTGGAACCCTGTGGAATCTCTCAGCAAGAAATCCTAAAGACCAGGAAGCACTATGGGACATGGGAGCAGTCAGCATGCTCAAGAACCTCATTCATTCAAAGCACAAAATGATTGCTATGGGAAGTGCTGCAGCTTTAAGGAACCTCATGGCAAACAGACCCACAAAGTATAAGGATGCCAATATTATGTCTCCGGGTTCAAGCTTGCCATCTCTTCATGTCAGGAAACAAAAAGCTCTGGAAGCAGAATTAGATGCTCAGCACTTATCAGAAACTTTTGACAATATTGATAATTTAAGTCCCAAGACATCTCATCGTAGTAAACAAAGACACAAGCAAAGTCTTTATAGTGACTATGTTTTTGACACTAATCGACATGATGATAATAGGTCAGACAATTTTAATACTGGAAACATGACTGTCCTTTCACCATATTTAAATACTACAGTGTTGCCCAGCTCCTCTTCTTCAAGGGGAAGTATAGATAGTTCTCGTTCTGAAAAAGATAGAAGTTTGGAGAGAGAACGAGGAATTAGCCTAGGCAACTACCACTCAGCAACAGAAAATCCTGGAACCTCTTCAAAGCGAGGTTTGCAAATTTCCACCACTGCAGCCCAGATTGCTAAAGTCATGGAAGAGGTATCAGCCATTCACACCTCTCAGGAAGACAGAAGTTCTGGGTCTGCCACTGAATTACATTGTGGGGCAGATGAGAGGAATGCACTAAGAAGAAGCTCTACTGCCCACACACATTCAAACACTTACAACTTCACTAAGACAGAAAATTCAAATAGGACATGTCCTATGTCTTATGCCAAATTAGAATATAAGAGATCTTCAAATGATAGTTTAAACAGTGTTAGTAGTAGTGATGGTTATGGTAAAAGAGGTCAAATGAAACCTTCAATTGAATCCTATTCTGAGGATGATGAAAGTAAATTTTGCAGCTATGGTCAATATCCAGCTGACCTAGCCCATAAAATACATAGTGCAAATCATATGGATGATAATGATGGAGAACTAGATACACCAATAAATTACAGTCTTAAATATTCAGATGAGCAGTTGAACTCTGGAAGGCAAAGTCCTTCCCAGAATGAAAGATGGGCAAGACCCAAACATATAATAGAAGATGAAATGAAACAAAGTGAGCAAAGACAATCAAGGAGTCAAAACACAACTTACCCGGTGTATACTGAGAGCACTGATGATAAACACCTCAAGTTCCAACCACATTTTGGACAGCAAGAATGTGTTTCTCCATATAGGTCAAGAGGAGCCAATGGATCAGAAACAAATCGAGTAGGTTCTAATCATGGAATTAATCAAAATGTAAACCAGTCCTTGTGTCAGGAAGATGACTATGAAGATGATAAGCCAACCAACTATAGTGAACGTTACTCTGAGGAAGAACAgcatgaagaagaagagagaccaACAAACTATAGCATAAACTACAATGAAGAAAAGCATCATGTAGATCAGCCCATTgattacagtttaaaatattcCACAGACATTCCTTCTTCACAGAAACCAACATTTCCATTCCCAAAGAATTCATCTGGACAAAGCACTAAAACTGAGCACATCTCTGCAAGCAGTGAGACTACAGCTACACCCTCATCTAATGCCAAGAGGCAGAATCAGCTCCATCCAAGTTCAGCACAAAGCAGAAGTGGTCAGACTCAAAAAGCCACCTCTTGCAAAGTCCCCTCTATCAACCAAGAGACAATACAGACTTACTGTGTAGAAGATACCCCAATATGTTTTTCAAGATGTAGTTCATTATCATCTTTGTCATCAGCTGAAGATGAAATAGGATGTGATCAGACGACACAGGAAATGAATCCTGCTAATACACTACAGATTgcagaagtaaaagaaaatggtGGAACTCGGTCAACTGAAGATGCTGTAAGTGAAGTTCCAGCAGTGTCACAGCACATCAGAAGCAAATCCAGCCGACACCCCGCTTCTGGTTTATCTTCAGAATCAGCCAGGCACAAAGCCGTTGAACTTTCTTCAGGGGCCAAATCTCCATCAAAAAGTGGTGCCCAGACCCCTAAAAGTCCTCCAGAGCACTACGTTCAGGAGACTCCACTCATGTTTAGCAGGTGTACTTCTGTCAGTTCACTTGATAGTTTTGAGAGTCGTTCAATTGCCAGCTCTGTTCAGAGTGAACCCTGCAGTGGAATGGTAAGTGGCATCATAAGCCCTAGTGACCTTCCAGATAGCCCGGGACAAACGATGCCACCAAGCAGAAGTaaaacccctcctcctccccctccacctccccctcctcctcaaaCAGCTCAAGCTAAACGAGAGGTACCTAAAACTAAAGTACCCAGtgctgaaaagagagagagtggaccTAAGCAAGCTGCTGTAAATGCTGCAGTACAGAGGGTCCAGGTTCTTCCCGATGCTGATACTTTATTACATTTTGCCACAGAAAGTACTCCAGATGGATTTTCTTGTTCATCTAGCCTGAGTGCTCTGAGCCTTGATGAGCCATTTATACAGAAAGATGTGGAATTAAGAATAATGCCTCCAGTTCAGGAAAATGACATTGCAAATGAAACAGAATCTGAGCAGCCTGAAGAATCAAGTGAAAaccaggaaaaagaaacagaaaaacctactgATTCAGAAAAAGATCTTTTAGATGATTCAGATGATGATGATATTGAAATACTAGAAGAATGTATTATTTCTGCCATGCCAACAAAATCTTCACGCAAAGCCAAAAAGCCATCCCAGAGTGCTTCAAAATTACCTCCTCCTGTAGCAAGGAAACCAAGTCAGCTGCCTGTGTACAAACTTCTGCCATCACAAAACAGGATACAAGCACAAAAGCATGTTAGTTTTACACCAGGAGACGATATGCCACGGGTTTATTGTGTAGAAGGGACACCTATAAACTTTTCCACAGCTACATCACTAAGTGACCTAACAATAGAATCCCCTCCAAATGAGTtagctgctggagaagggattAGAACAGGGGCACAGACAGGCGAATTTGAAAAACGAGATACCATTCCTACAGAAGGCAGAAGTACAGATGAGGCTCAAAAAGGAAAATCCTCATCTATAACTATACCTGAACTGGATGACAGTAAAGCAGAAGAAGGTGATATTCTTGCCGAATGCATTAATTCTGCTATGCccaaaggaaaaagtcacaagcCTTTTCGTGTTAAAAAGATAATGGACCAGGTCCAACAGGCTGCTATGCCTTCATCTGGAACTAACAAGAATCAGTTAGATGGTAAGAAGAAGAAACCTACTTCACCAGTAAAACCTATGCCACAAAATAATGAATATAGGACacgtgtaaaaaaaaatacagattcaaaaaataatttaaatgctgAAAGAACTTTTTCAGACAACAAAGACTCAAAGAAACAGACCCTGAAAAATAACTCCAAAGACTTCAATGATAAGCTACCAAACAATGAAGATCGAGTCAGAGGAAGTTTTACTTTTGATTCACCTCATCATTACACACCTATTGAaggaactccatactgtttttcacggAATGATTCTCTGAGTTCTCTAgattttgatgatgatgatgttgaccTTTCCAGAGAAAAGGCTGAATTAAGAAAGGGGAAAGACAATAAGGAATCAGAAGCTAAAGTTTCCAGTCACACAGAACTAACCTCGAACCAACAATCAGGTAATAAGACACAAGCTGTTACAAAACATCCAGTAAGTCGAGGACAGTCTAATAAACCCATGCTGCAGAAGCAATCCACTTTTCCTCAGTCATCCAAACACATGCCAGACAGAGGGGCAGCAACTGATGAAAAATTACAGAATTTTGCTATTGAAAATACTCCAGTTTGCTTTTCACGAAATTCCTCTCTAAGTTCTCTTAGTGACATCGAtcaggaaaacaacaacaacaaagaaaatgaacCTATCAAAAAGACAGAGCCCCCTGACTCACAGGGAGAACCAAGTAAACCTCAGGCATCAGGTTATGCTCCTAAATCATTTCACGTTGAAGACACCCCTGTTTGTTTCTCAAGAAACAGTTCTCTCAGTTCTCTCAGTATTGACTCTGAAGATGATCTGTTGCAGGAATGTATAAGTTCTGCcatgccaaaaaagaaaaagccttcaAGGCTCAAGGGTGACAATGAAAAGCCTGGTCCCAAAAATATGGGTGGCATATTAGCAGAAGATTTGACACTTGATTTGAAAGATATACAGAGACCAGATTCAGAACATGGTTTATCCCCTGACTCAGAAAATTTTGATTGGAAAGCCATTCAGGAAGGTGCAAATTCTATAGTAAGTAGTTTACAtcaagctgctgctgctgcatgtTTATCTAGACAAGCCTCATCTGATTCAGATTCCATCCTTTCATTGAAATCAGGAATCTCTTTGGGATCACCATTTCATCTTACACCTGATCAAGAGGAAAAACCCTTTACAAGTAATAAAGGCCCACGAATTCTGAAACCTGGGGAGAAAAGTACATTGGAAGCTAAAAAGATAGAATCTGAAAATAAAGGaattaaaggaggaaaaaaagtttttaagagtTTGATTACTGGAAAAATTCGATCTAATTCAGAAGTTTCAAGCCAGTTGAAACAGCCCCTTCAAGCAAACATACCTTCAATATCTCGAGGTAGGACAATGATTCACATACCAGGAGTTCGAAATAGCTCTTCAAGTACCAGTCCAGTTTCTAAAAAAGGACCACCCCTTAAGACTCCAGCTTCCAAAAGCCCTAGTGAAGGTCAGGCAGCCACCACTTCCCCTAGAGGAGCCAAGCCATCAGTGAAGTCAGAATTAAGCCCTGTTACCAGGCACACATCCCAACAGACTGGGTCAAATAAAGGGTCTTCTAGATCAGGCTCTAGAGATTCCACTCCTTCGAGACCTGCCCAGCAGCCATTAAGTAGACCTATGCAATCTCCAGGACGAAACTCAATTTCTCCCGGTAGAAATGGAATAAGTCCTCCTAACAAATTATCTCAACTACCAAGGACGTCATCCCCTAGTACTGCTTCAACTAAGTCCTCAGGTTCTGGGAAAATGGCATACACCTCTCCAGGCAGACAGCTGAGCCAGCAGAACCTGACCAAACAATCGGGTTTATCCAAGAATGGCAGCAGTATCCCCAGAAGTGAGTCTGCCTCCAAAGGACTAAATCAAATGAATAATAGCAATGGATCCAATAAAAAGGTAGAACTTTCTAGAATGTCTTCAACTAAATCAAGTGGAAGTGAATCTGATAGATCAGAAAGACCCGTGTTAGTACGCCAGTCAACTTTCATCAAAGAAGCTCCAAGCCCAACCCTAAGGAGGAAATTGGAGGAATCGGCTTCATTTGAatctctttctccatcttctAGACCAGATTCTCCCACCAGGTCCCAGGCGCAGACTCCAGTTTTAAGTCCTTCTCTTCCTGATATGTCTCTATCCACACATTCATCTGTGCAGGCTGGTGGGTGGCGAAAACTCCCCCCAAATCTCAGTCCCACCGTAGAGTATAATGATGGAAGACCAGCAAAGCGCCATGATATAGCACGCTCCCATTCTGAAAGTCCCTCCAGACTTCCAATCAATAGGTCAGGAACCTGGAAACGTGAGCACAGCAAACATTCATCATCTCTTCCTCGAGTAAGCACTTGGAGAAGAACTGGAAGCTCGTCCTCAATTCTTTCTGCCTCATCAGAATCCAGTGAAAAAGCAAAAAGTGAGGATGAAAAACATGTGAACTGCATTTCAGGCACCAAACAAACTAAAGAAAACCAAGTACCTACTAAAGGaacatggagaaaaataaaagaaagtgaaatttcTCCCACAAATTGTACTTCCCTGACCACTTCCTCAGGTGCTGCAAatggtgctgaaacaaagacTCTAATTTATCAAATGGCACCTGCTGTTTCTAAAACAGAGGATGTTTGGGTGAGAATTGAGGACTGTCCCATTAACAACCCTAGATCTGGAAGATCTCCCACAGGAAATAGTCCCCCAGTGATTGATGGTGTTTCAGAAAAGGGAAATCCAAATGCTAAAGATTCAAAAGATAATCAGGGAAAACAAAATGTGGGGAATGGTAGTGGTCCCATACGCACAATGGGTTTGGAAAACCGCCTGAACTCCTTTATTCAGGTAGATGCCCCAGACCAAAAAGGAACTGAGGCAAAACCAGGACAAAGTAACCCTGTTCCTGTGTCAGAGGCTAGTGAGAGTTCTATAGCTGATCGTACCCCATTTGGTTCTTGCAGCTCAAGCAAACACAGTTCACCTAGTGGGACTGTTGCTGCCAGAGTGACTCCTTTTAATTACAACCCAAGCCCTAGGAAAAGCAGTGCAGATAGCACCTCAGCCCGGCCATCCCAGATCCCGACGCCAGTGAATAACACAAAGAAACGGGATTCAAAAACTGACAACACAGAATCTGGTGGAACTCAAAGTCCTAAGCGCCATTCTGGGTCTTACCTTGTGACGTCTGTTTAA